The following proteins come from a genomic window of Salvia hispanica cultivar TCC Black 2014 chromosome 4, UniMelb_Shisp_WGS_1.0, whole genome shotgun sequence:
- the LOC125220944 gene encoding late embryogenesis abundant protein At1g64065-like, producing the protein MMNSEHSPADDEQKRITAAAAKFRLIKCSVFASAAVLVLATVAVILASTVFRLRGPILRIGNVTVGSSPRLISNVTLIADVWVKNPNFASIDYGNVTTTLFYHGVAVGESRAPPGTVRARRSEVISATVVIMADQIMSQPDLDADIGSGLVNVSSDTRVGGKIDWAIFEKHVTMRMRCNVSINVTSREIQHHKCKRKIKL; encoded by the coding sequence ATGATGAATTCCGAGCACTCGCCCGCCGACGACGAACAGAAGAGAATCACCGCCGCAGCAGCCAAATTCCGCCTCATCAAATGCTCCGTCTTCGCCTCCGCGGCCGTCCTCGTTCTAGCCACCGTCGCCGTGATCCTAGCCTCGACCGTGTTCAGGCTCCGCGGCCCGATCCTCCGGATCGGAAACGTCACCGTCGGAAGCTCCCCGCGGCTGATCAGCAACGTGACTCTGATCGCCGACGTGTGGGTGAAGAATCCGAACTTCGCGTCGATCGACTACGGGAACGTGACGACGACGCTGTTCTACCACGGCGTGGCGGTCGGGGAGTCGCGCGCGCCGCCGGGGACGGTGAGGGCGCGGCGGTCGGAGGTGATCAGCGCGACGGTGGTGATCATGGCGGATCAGATCATGTCGCAGCCGGATCTGGATGCGGATATCGGGTCGGGTCTGGTGAATGTGAGCAGCGACACGCGGGTTGGCGGGAAAATCGATTGGGCGATTTTTGAGAAGCATGTGACGATGAGGATGAGGTGCAATGTGAGCATCAACGTTACGAGCAGAGAGATTCAGCACCATAAATGCAAAAGGAAGATCAAACTTTAG